From the genome of Podospora bellae-mahoneyi strain CBS 112042 chromosome 2, whole genome shotgun sequence:
tggctGGCGGGAATAACAAAAACAGTGGCGGATagtttgggttgggttggttgataTATCTCTTGTTTGGCAGCTACTGCAAGGGAAGAACTTGGGGATTTAACTGAAAGGGAAAGATGGCTTCGGATGATACCCTCCCGACGCTCAAGGTGTTGCTTATTGGGCCGTCGGGGGCGGGGAAGAGTGCTTGtgagtttttgtttttctttcttctttatgTTTATGTTGTGAGAGTTGTTGTCACATGTTTTTATTCTGttctggtggtgaggtggtcaCCGTATATGACCGGTCGGTGGCCTCAACGGGTCGTGATCAACCCCTGGCTTCGCATGATATGGCCTGGGATGTTTCTTCATGACTTGGAGGTGATGATCCCTTCATCACTCCCTCATCTTCACAACACTCACAACTACCACCTCACAGCTTGATCTCACTAACACTCACTCACCCATTCTTGCTCAGTACTAACCCGCTACTGCGACGATGAATTCGACCCCGAGACCTCGGCCGCAACGATAGGGATTGATTTCAAGGtattcctctccccccttttcctccttacCCGTCACtgacaacccctccccccctccccccccccctagATCAAAGTCCTCAACGTCCGCGGCAAACCCTACCGTCTCACCCTCTTCGACACCGCAGGCCAGGAACGGTTccgcaccctctccacctcgtTCTACCGCGGCGCGCACGGGGTGTTGCTCGTGTACGACATCTCGACGCGGGCGAGCTTTTTGAGCATGGAGAGGTGGTTCAACGAGGCGGAGGCGAAcacggtggagggggttgcgCTTTATCTGGTAagcccccccgcccccccttgTATCACATCACATGTACCTTCAACTTTTCCACCGCTATGCTGAGGCTAACATAAGAATAGGTCGGGGCAAAGTTGGACAAGGCCGACGCAAGGGAGGTCACCacggaggaggggcaggcgcTCGCCGAGGCGCACGGGGCAAAGTTTTGCGAGGCGAGCGCAAAGACTAGGGAGAATGTGAGGTTGGCGTTTGTCGATATTGTGGATAGGATTGTGCAGACTCCGGGGTTGATACAGAATGCTAGACTGGGAAGGGCGGCGGGAGCGGTAGCGTTGGGGAATGGTGGGAGtagtgggagtggtggtggtgatgggtatGGGGCTTATTTGCCGGGgggttgttcttgttgagcAAGGGGGTTAGAGGGGAAAAGGGCGTTGATCATGAAGATgtttggagtttgagggTTGGTTCGGTAAATTAGAAGAGAGCAAGGCATggcgatggatggatgggtggtgaggggagtTGGGATACACTTCAGACTGTTGAGACAGCACAGAGAGTTTTGATACCCCCAGGCTTTTTTGGATTATGGATGGAAGTACATTGTacaccttttcttttgcttaTCAAGTGTCCTTGTGTTTAAGTACTTGTTGTGTTTGGTCTATAATTTCTGTCTATGTCTAAGTGGTGTGTGCTGTTGACGCatactcctccccctctcatgCAATATTGGCATTTGATAGACGATGGACAATGAGTATACAAATCAACCTCTCTCCGGCCATCTATTCCTTCGGACTCaaaaactccaccaccgccctcctaAACGCCTCGGGATTCTCACTAATCAACCAATGGCCCgcctcgacatcaaccagcTCAAACCTGGGGAAAAACTGGCCTATCAGCGGGATGACCTCGTCAGGGACATATTTCGACTTTGTCCCCCTGACAAACAGCGCCGGTTTCTCAAACCTGACCTCTCTGGGATCTTTAAAGGGAAAGTCACCCAGGTGATCGAGCGCCTTCCCGATGATGCTCAGCGGAACCTTGAACTTTTGGACCTGAGACTCGGGGTGgcggggacggtggaggttgccgaggaggaactGGCGGATTGTGACGGAGGGTTCATAGGACTGGAGGATGGAGTCTGCTTGGGATTGTTTGGTGACCTCGGAGGATTCGATCTCTTTCATGCCGCGGATGTAGCGGGCAAAGTCGGACTCGAGGCGGGCGTCGACGGGGGCGTTGTCGAcggagatgagggaggagattagggcgggggaggtgagagagagggtcATTGCTGCTTTGGCGCCCctgagaggagagggggttggtaAGCTAatgggggaaggagggggagggggacaaACATGGAGTGGCCGATCAGGCAAGGGTCTTTGAGGCCGTGCTGCTTGATAAAGTCGCCTACGTCGGCGGCCATGGCGGTGTAGTTGTGGTGGGGGTCGTGGGGGGAGTCCCCGTGGTTGCGGAGGTCCTTTTTGGGTGTCAGCGATGGTTGTTGATATGGGGTTTAGGTGCAGGTACAATGGCGTAGACGGAGCGGCCTAGGTCACGGGCGAGGACTCTTGTCATATTGTTAGTATGATACGTAGGTGAGTAAGAGAGGGATAGAGGGAGATACGTACTTACTTATCGTTCTGTTATTCTTCTTCGACCCAAACAACCCGTGCATGAAAACAATAGGCGAGttcttgttggggttgccAACCGACGGCTTGGCCGGCTCGTGAAGATCATACGCCAGAGGGACGGTGGAATatctcatcttcatcgtttGGCATAATGAAGGTGTGAGCGTCCTTTTGGCAATGAGCCGAAGGGCTGTCACTCTTGGGACCATCGTaatctttttctctttttcttcttcgtgAGTTGAATGAGTGTCGGTTATATCGCAGGTAAAGAGTGAAACATGCAGGGACCTGAACCCTGATTATGTACAATGTTGAGATATGCACGGTGAGTCCCCGCCAAAGTGACAGCGAGAGTTCCGGTGAAGCTGCATACAGACAAAATTCCACTCTGTGAAGCGCACGGGCCACATACGTCATCTTATCGGTTCGTGTAAGTGGTAGATAGGGTGTAGGGGAAGGGAACAATATCTTATTGCTATGTAGAGATTGGCTCCCGATATGTTACTTTAGAGTTCGAATAGCTACGACTCAGACTTGAGCACTCTCCGGAGGGCCCATCAAACTCGACTTCAACCCACCCACGTCAAT
Proteins encoded in this window:
- a CDS encoding hypothetical protein (MEROPS:MER0031610; COG:S; EggNog:ENOG503NY7B); the encoded protein is MVPRVTALRLIAKRTLTPSLCQTMKMRYSTVPLAYDLHEPAKPSVGNPNKNSPIVFMHGLFGSKKNNRTISKVLARDLGRSVYAIDLRNHGDSPHDPHHNYTAMAADVGDFIKQHGLKDPCLIGHSMGAKAAMTLSLTSPALISSLISVDNAPVDARLESDFARYIRGMKEIESSEVTKQSQADSILQSYEPSVTIRQFLLGNLHRPRHPESQVQKFKVPLSIIGKALDHLGDFPFKDPREVRFEKPALFVRGTKSKYVPDEVIPLIGQFFPRFELVDVEAGHWLISENPEAFRRAVVEFLSPKE
- a CDS encoding hypothetical protein (COG:U; EggNog:ENOG503P24C), with product MASDDTLPTLKVLLIGPSGAGKSALLTRYCDDEFDPETSAATIGIDFKIKVLNVRGKPYRLTLFDTAGQERFRTLSTSFYRGAHGVLLVYDISTRASFLSMERWFNEAEANTVEGVALYLVGAKLDKADAREVTTEEGQALAEAHGAKFCEASAKTRENVRLAFVDIVDRIVQTPGLIQNARLGRAAGAVALGNGGSSGSGGGDGYGAYLPGGCSC